In the genome of Phlebotomus papatasi isolate M1 chromosome 2, Ppap_2.1, whole genome shotgun sequence, one region contains:
- the LOC129800386 gene encoding ankyrin repeat domain-containing protein SOWAHB, with protein sequence MELSLAEIRNFMINNGCKVTNHALVKHFKEFLTNPDTQNEARKQFKTYVNILATIRTEDKRDGSNEKEKYLILKSKYLHECPSEDNLSLASGSTPIMSPSTRSIASESEFSPGGRQPPPYRPPPIVSPGASSSGTPVKVPIMEPQTRAQYKDCINEYRTAIMGLQRQPSLEQAPAEFRRSESQEDPPQVPPRKRSSAERSFSVEKSSSDDSVEEANKENLAIMEEMMEIAKTESENKISVKEATKKFNRIASEEEKIISPSSKKKPEKTVDSEINDQETLLSDPKAKEWLVSAARCNYQELSKLASDRPWLVKLRVSLFLIFAQFFNFQ encoded by the exons ATGGAGCTTTCTCTCGCGGAAATTCgtaattttatgataaataatGGGTGTAAAGTGACTAATCATGCTCTAGTGAAGCACTTCAAGGAGTTCCTTACAAATCCTGATACCCAAA ATGAAGCCCGGAAGCAATTCAAGACATACGTGAACATTCTCGCGACCATCCGAACCGAGGATAAGCGAGATGGTTCGAATGAGAAGGAGAAATATCTAATTCTCAAGTCAAAATACCTCCATGAATGCCCATCGGAAGATAATTTGAGTCTGGCCAGTGGAAGTACCCCAATAATGAGTCCCTCCACTCGCTCCATTGCGTCCGAGAGTGAATTTTCTCCTGGCGGGAGACAACCTCCACCCTATAGGCCTCCTCCAATAGTCtctcctggagcttcctcctcaGGAACTCCCGTAAAAGTCCCCATTATGGAACCCCAGACTCGTGCCCAGTATAAGGACTGTATCAATGAGTATCGCACGGCAATTATGGGACTTCAGCGTCAGCCAAGTCTCGAGCAGGCTCCTGCTGAGTTCCGCCGAAGCGAGAGCCAAGAGGATCCGCCTCAAGTGCCTCCCAGGAAGCGCTCGAGCGCCGAAAGATCCTTCTCAGTGGAGAAGTCCAGCAGTGATGATTCCGTGGAGGAGGCCAATAAAGAAAATCTGGCCATTATGGAGGAGATGATGGAGATTGCAAAGACAGAGTCAGAGAATAAGATTAGTGTGAAAGAGGCCACGAAGAAGTTCAATAGAATCGCATCTGAGGAGGAGAAAATCATCTCGCCATCATCGAAGAAGAAGCCCGAAAAG aCCGTTGATTCTGAGATAAATGATCAAGAGACTTTG ttgTCTGATCCAAAAGCCAAAGAATGGCTTGTTAGTGCTGCCAGATGCAACTATCAGGAACTTTCAAAATTGGCATCGGATCGTCCCTGGCTCGTGAAACTTCGGGTAAgtctctttttaatttttgcccaatttttcaattttcaatga